ACCACCACCAGGCTCCCATCCGCAATGGCCGCCGCGTGTGCAGTCAAAAAGTCAAGGATTTCTTTTTTTTGCGGCAACCAGCGCAGCATCATGCCGAGGATTCGTGTGCTGGGCTTTTTTATACGTTATTTTTGCCTCATCGAGCAGTTGGTAATAGCTTTGCTGCGATTGAAACACGATGCCATAGGTTGTTTCGATGTGCGTTTGGAGGAGTGCGACAGACCATTCTTGTTGATCTTGCAACCAATCAAGCACGGATTGTCGTTCTTCAGGCGACAGATAGGGTTGCATCCCTTGATACTTCAAGGTAAATCCATCTACTCCATACTGCGCATAGGCTTTCTTTGCCTGGCTAATAAACCCAGGGGTGACATCCAACATCTCACTAATCGCTGCATACAAATACCCGAGCAGCGCGAGTTTTACTGCGAGTGCGCGTCGATACTCGCGTGAATCATGGGGTTCAGCCAGAAAGGCGGTGATATCTTCAGGAATAGGAGCCATACCGCACCTCACAAAGTGGCACACCCGTACTTGGGCGAAGCGTTGCGTACAATCGTGGAACCAGTATACCACGTTTTAGAAATCAGATAGGGATGCTATAGGAGAAATTAGTGGTTGGTGCCACGCAATCGGCGTTCGACGGGCAGCGCGATGTGTATGTTGCGCGGCGCAATGCCTAGCGGCAGCACGCTGACGTTTGGCACCTACACTAGGCGGCAGTGGCGCCGAGCGCGCCGGATCTGGCGCTGGATGCGGGCGGGAATCCGTTTATTAGGGGCAATACCAGCGTGCGCAACTTTCCGGTGCAAGGCACCAGCAGCGGTGGCGGTGAACGGCACGGCGCTGCGGTTGCAACTGCCGCTGGTATCTCACACGCGCGCAAACGCGTTGCCCAAAGCATCTGCGGCAGCGAAAAGAGTGGTAGGCTTCGCGGTGCTGCTATCTACTTCCCCCTGCCACGAGGCATGCACAGTAGCATTTCCGCATCGGAATGCATCAAATCGGGGTTCCAAGGGGCAGCGCCCCTGGCGGGGGTATCGGGGGCCAGGCCCCCGACCGGCGCGCGCCGCGAGCGCACGGCGGTGGAGCGGGGAAGACACCTAGGACGCGGACGAACGCGGACGCACGCAGACGGAGGATCGCCGGATTGGTAGACCGGTACGCACGCGAGTGGGACGCGGACGAACGTGGACGCACGCGGATGGGGGATCGCCGGATTGGCGCATGGCCGGTGGCAACGCCAACCAGGCGGATGCGATCCGCCCCTACATTCGTTGCCTCCATGAAACCACGGCAATCGATGGGAACGCACCCATCCCACCACGCCAGCGCCCGGCTGCCACGCCATGCCGCGTGGGCATGCATGGCGGCGTTCCCGCATCGGAATGCATCAAATCG
The sequence above is drawn from the Candidatus Kouleothrix ribensis genome and encodes:
- a CDS encoding transposase: MAPIPEDITAFLAEPHDSREYRRALAVKLALLGYLYAAISEMLDVTPGFISQAKKAYAQYGVDGFTLKYQGMQPYLSPEERQSVLDWLQDQQEWSVALLQTHIETTYGIVFQSQQSYYQLLDEAKITYKKAQHTNPRHDAALVAAKKRNP